From Granulicella sp. WH15, the proteins below share one genomic window:
- a CDS encoding DUF6262 family protein: MRRNTEGLKRSAKLRTAAALEKAQAAIRRMQVEEIAINFRTVAAHAGVSTAWLYSTKPLRDRIVKLRAVSKTPVQNDTNHRRLISQERVIATLRLRVKDLEANNNELKEQLERAYGQLAIPSSNNKSARRGHVHDVQARENRKKSLDHYR; encoded by the coding sequence ATGCGTAGAAATACAGAAGGGCTGAAGCGTAGCGCAAAGCTCAGAACCGCCGCCGCGCTGGAGAAAGCGCAAGCCGCCATCCGTCGTATGCAAGTGGAAGAGATCGCGATCAACTTCCGCACGGTCGCGGCCCACGCCGGCGTATCCACCGCCTGGCTCTACAGCACCAAACCTCTACGAGATCGCATCGTGAAGCTTCGCGCCGTATCGAAGACGCCCGTGCAGAACGATACGAACCATCGACGGCTCATCTCGCAGGAGCGAGTGATCGCCACACTGCGACTCCGCGTCAAGGATCTGGAAGCCAACAACAACGAGCTCAAAGAACAACTGGAACGAGCCTATGGACAGCTTGCGATACCTTCCTCAAATAACAAATCTGCACGTCGTGGACATGTCCATGACGTGCAGGCCCGCGAAAACAGAAAGAAATCTCTTGACCACTACAGATAA